A region of Pseudomonas cavernicola DNA encodes the following proteins:
- a CDS encoding nuclear transport factor 2 family protein, producing the protein MQALSPNPAVAVTLEQWHAMLEKQDLRALPALLHPQAVFRSPMAFKPYSGAPLVTLILNTVSQVFEDFAYHRQLFSEDGLSVVLEFSACVGDRQLKGIDLIQFDEDGKIVEFEVMIRPLSGLQALGEEMGRRLAPFLAAAKA; encoded by the coding sequence ATGCAAGCTTTATCGCCCAACCCAGCTGTTGCCGTCACGCTCGAACAATGGCATGCCATGCTCGAAAAGCAGGATCTGCGTGCTCTGCCTGCCTTACTGCATCCGCAGGCGGTGTTTCGTTCACCGATGGCGTTCAAACCTTATAGCGGTGCGCCGCTGGTGACGCTGATCCTGAACACCGTCTCGCAGGTGTTTGAGGATTTTGCTTACCATCGGCAGCTGTTCAGCGAAGATGGTTTGAGCGTGGTGTTGGAGTTCAGTGCCTGCGTCGGTGACCGTCAGCTCAAAGGCATCGACCTGATTCAATTCGATGAAGACGGCAAAATCGTCGAATTCGAAGTGATGATTCGTCCCCTGAGTGGTCTGCAAGCCCTCGGTGAAGAAATGGGGCGTCGTCTGGCGCCTTTCCTGGCGGCCGCCAAAGCCTGA
- a CDS encoding rhomboid family intramembrane serine protease, which translates to MSAVEVLRLPLSVNLGGFVALLQRLQVPHRVSEESGEQVLWVPGEQLAEDVRGLYQRFPEGDPDFQLVPAPVSERAGGFVQQLRDSPLTTLVLLLTLLVAGVTLLGDNFATIRWLSFQDFQIQGEYIVFTPLAESLAAGQWWRLITPILIHFGVLHLAMNAMWFWELGRRIEARQGGVMLLGLTLLFGLVSNCVQYVSAGPGLFGGLSGVLYGLLGHCWIFQWLAPNAAYRLPKGVVVMMLIWLLVCLSGVTETLGFGAIANGAHVGGLLVGCATGLLGGALARLRR; encoded by the coding sequence ATGAGTGCTGTTGAGGTCTTACGTCTGCCGCTGAGCGTCAATCTGGGCGGCTTTGTGGCGCTGTTGCAGCGCTTGCAAGTACCGCATCGCGTCAGTGAGGAGTCCGGCGAGCAGGTACTGTGGGTGCCGGGCGAGCAGTTGGCTGAGGATGTGCGCGGCCTTTATCAGCGGTTTCCCGAGGGTGACCCTGATTTCCAACTGGTGCCGGCGCCGGTGTCGGAGAGGGCGGGCGGCTTTGTCCAGCAACTACGCGACAGCCCGCTCACCACCTTGGTGTTGCTGCTGACCTTGCTGGTGGCTGGAGTGACCTTGCTCGGCGATAACTTCGCCACCATCCGCTGGCTGAGCTTTCAGGACTTCCAGATTCAAGGCGAGTACATCGTTTTCACGCCGCTGGCCGAGAGCCTGGCCGCCGGGCAGTGGTGGCGGCTGATCACGCCGATACTGATCCATTTCGGCGTGTTGCACCTGGCGATGAATGCCATGTGGTTCTGGGAGCTGGGGCGACGGATCGAGGCGCGCCAAGGCGGCGTGATGCTGCTGGGGCTGACGCTGCTGTTCGGTCTGGTCTCCAACTGTGTCCAGTATGTCTCTGCCGGACCTGGGTTGTTCGGCGGACTGTCCGGCGTGCTGTATGGCCTGCTCGGGCACTGCTGGATTTTCCAGTGGCTTGCGCCTAACGCGGCTTATCGCTTGCCCAAGGGTGTAGTGGTGATGATGCTGATCTGGTTGCTGGTCTGCCTGTCCGGTGTGACCGAGACCTTGGGCTTTGGGGCGATTGCCAACGGTGCACATGTCGGTGGCTTGCTGGTGGGTTGTGCCACAGGGCTGCTAGGAGGTGCGCTGGCGCGCCTACGCCGCTAA
- a CDS encoding DUF2797 domain-containing protein yields the protein MSELGRGALSKMSARLETPVQYAFRLGDEELPVNPLIGKTLRLEYLGAIYCSHCGRKTKTSFGQGYCYPCMSKLAQCDICIMSPERCHYDAGTCREPSWGEQFCMTDHVVYLANSSGVKVGITRATQVPTRWLDQGATQALPILRVATRQQSGFVEDLLRSQVADKTNWRALLKGDAPPVDLPAIREQLFASCGEGLQALQQRFGLQAIQQLSDLEPIEIRYPIEAYPAKITSFNLDKDPIAEGTLLGIKGQYLLFDTGVINIRKYTAYQLAVHS from the coding sequence TTGAGCGAGCTTGGTCGCGGCGCGTTGAGCAAAATGTCGGCGCGTCTGGAGACGCCGGTGCAGTACGCGTTTCGCTTGGGTGATGAAGAGCTGCCGGTCAATCCGCTGATCGGTAAAACCCTGCGTCTGGAGTACCTCGGCGCGATTTACTGCAGTCATTGCGGACGCAAGACCAAAACCAGCTTCGGCCAGGGTTATTGCTACCCTTGCATGAGCAAGCTGGCGCAGTGCGATATCTGCATCATGAGTCCGGAAAGATGCCACTACGATGCTGGTACCTGTCGTGAGCCGAGCTGGGGCGAGCAGTTCTGCATGACCGATCACGTGGTCTATTTGGCCAACTCTTCAGGGGTCAAGGTCGGCATTACCCGCGCGACTCAGGTGCCTACCCGCTGGCTGGATCAGGGTGCGACTCAGGCGCTACCGATCTTGCGGGTGGCGACCCGGCAGCAGTCCGGCTTCGTCGAAGACCTGCTGCGTAGCCAGGTGGCGGACAAGACCAACTGGCGGGCTTTGCTTAAAGGTGATGCGCCGCCGGTGGATCTGCCGGCGATACGCGAGCAGTTGTTCGCGAGCTGTGGCGAAGGTTTGCAGGCGTTGCAGCAGCGTTTTGGTTTGCAGGCGATTCAGCAGCTAAGCGATCTGGAACCCATCGAGATTCGTTACCCGATCGAGGCTTACCCGGCCAAGATCACCAGCTTCAACCTGGACAAAGACCCAATCGCAGAGGGCACGCTGCTTGGCATCAAGGGCCAATACCTGCTGTTCGATACCGGCGTCATCAATATCCGCAAATACACGGCTTACCAACTCGCCGTGCATTCCTGA
- a CDS encoding NAD(+) kinase, with protein MEQFRNIGIIGRLGSSQVLDTIRRLKKFLLDRHLHVILEDTIAEVLPGHGLQTSSRKSLGEACDLVIVVGGDGSLLGAARALAQFKVPVLGINRGSLGFLTDIRPDELEVKVAGVLDGQYLVENRFLLEAEVRRHTETIGQGDALNDVVLHPGKSTRMIEFELHIDGQFVCSQKADGLIVATPTGSTAYALSAGGPIMHPKLDAIVIVPMYPHTLSSRPIVVDGNSELKIVVSKDMQIYPQVSCDAQNHFTCAPGDTITVSKKPQKLCLIHPLEHNYYEVCRTKLGWGSRLGGGGD; from the coding sequence ATGGAGCAATTTCGCAATATCGGCATCATCGGTCGCTTGGGCAGTTCGCAGGTGCTCGACACCATTCGCCGACTGAAGAAATTCCTGCTCGATCGCCATCTGCACGTGATCCTCGAGGACACCATCGCCGAGGTGTTGCCAGGCCACGGGTTGCAAACCTCCTCGCGCAAGAGCCTGGGTGAGGCCTGCGATCTGGTGATTGTCGTCGGCGGCGACGGTAGCCTGCTCGGCGCCGCGCGGGCGCTGGCCCAATTTAAAGTCCCGGTGTTGGGGATCAACCGCGGCAGCCTGGGCTTTCTCACCGATATTCGCCCGGATGAGCTGGAGGTGAAGGTTGCAGGGGTGCTCGATGGCCAGTACCTGGTGGAAAACCGCTTCTTGCTGGAGGCCGAGGTGCGTCGGCATACCGAAACGATAGGTCAGGGCGACGCTCTCAACGATGTGGTGCTGCACCCCGGTAAATCCACGCGGATGATCGAGTTCGAACTGCATATCGACGGCCAGTTCGTCTGCAGCCAGAAGGCCGACGGCCTGATCGTCGCCACGCCCACCGGCTCGACCGCCTATGCGCTGTCGGCCGGCGGGCCGATCATGCACCCTAAACTGGACGCCATCGTCATCGTGCCGATGTACCCGCACACCCTGTCCAGCCGGCCGATTGTGGTGGATGGCAACAGTGAGCTGAAAATCGTCGTCTCCAAGGACATGCAGATCTACCCGCAGGTTTCCTGCGATGCGCAAAACCACTTCACCTGTGCACCCGGCGACACCATCACCGTCAGCAAGAAGCCACAGAAGCTCTGCCTGATTCACCCGCTGGAACACAATTATTACGAGGTCTGCCGGACCAAACTGGGCTGGGGCAGCAGGCTTGGTGGCGGAGGGGATTGA
- a CDS encoding 1-aminocyclopropane-1-carboxylate deaminase/D-cysteine desulfhydrase, whose translation MSLVVPQWAPRAPLEPLHLDWLAQAGVELAVLRLDLIDSLISGNKWFKLTQHLVTAAVEGADGLISLGGAHSNHLHALAAAGKRFSFPTAGLLRGEPQYTPTVRDLQAWGMQLHWLGYGGYRARHRPDFWAEWQARYPKLHAVPEGGGGLPGALGCAVLVMQAREQLAALGWADYDGWWLAVGTGTTLAGLVLAEAGAHPVFGAVAVPGDHGVAQQVQMILRQANVADRGYHLLDACRGGFAKVDAELERFILELEACSGVPLEPLYTAKALMALRQQVEAGYFAPGSRLLFVHTGGLQGRRGAV comes from the coding sequence TTGTCTCTCGTTGTTCCTCAGTGGGCGCCAAGGGCACCACTTGAGCCTTTGCATCTCGATTGGCTGGCACAGGCTGGCGTCGAGCTGGCGGTGTTGCGCCTCGACCTGATCGACTCGCTGATCTCCGGCAATAAGTGGTTCAAGCTGACCCAGCATTTGGTTACCGCTGCCGTTGAGGGTGCCGATGGCTTGATCAGCCTGGGCGGGGCGCATTCCAATCATCTGCATGCGCTGGCAGCGGCGGGAAAGCGCTTTAGCTTCCCCACCGCTGGCTTGCTGCGCGGAGAACCGCAATACACGCCGACTGTGCGTGATTTGCAGGCATGGGGCATGCAATTGCACTGGCTCGGCTACGGCGGTTATCGAGCGCGGCATCGGCCGGATTTCTGGGCGGAATGGCAGGCACGCTACCCCAAACTGCACGCAGTGCCGGAGGGCGGTGGTGGTTTGCCGGGTGCGTTGGGCTGTGCGGTGCTGGTGATGCAGGCGCGTGAACAGTTGGCTGCGCTCGGTTGGGCTGACTATGACGGCTGGTGGCTGGCCGTTGGCACGGGGACTACCCTGGCTGGCTTGGTGCTGGCGGAGGCGGGTGCGCATCCGGTGTTCGGCGCTGTGGCGGTGCCGGGCGATCATGGCGTGGCGCAGCAGGTACAGATGATTCTGCGCCAGGCCAACGTGGCAGATCGTGGTTATCACTTGCTGGACGCTTGTCGCGGTGGCTTTGCCAAGGTCGATGCAGAGTTGGAGCGCTTTATTCTTGAGCTTGAGGCGTGCAGCGGTGTCCCGCTAGAGCCGCTATATACCGCGAAAGCATTAATGGCATTGCGCCAGCAGGTCGAGGCCGGTTACTTTGCCCCGGGCTCGCGCCTGCTCTTCGTCCATACGGGGGGCTTGCAGGGTCGCAGGGGCGCCGTATGA
- a CDS encoding cyclic nucleotide-binding domain-containing protein, with the protein MSAPLNPEQLRSLTPLNVLSEQQWRELRGQLVPQPLLAGQLLFRQGDQAQLTHYLLAGELLLRSVEGQEEHLLAGSEASCHPLSPSLPRLHEVRALTDASLLTLDSATLTRLLIWRLAYQDLLLELGQAGEDVEWLERLLENPLFAKVPPPNVRAMLERMQRIELPAGSTVLREGEAGDCCFFLNSGRAEVIRGAGSEHQVLAELEVGACFGEEALLADRPRNATVTMLDAGVVLRLDRQDFFALLKAPVVDEVSFGEAARLQSGGAQWLDVRLQEEYERAHALESLNMPLQLLRLKARLLDKARTYLCYCDSGKRSASAVFLLSQLGFTVYVLRDGLDALPAVLRDGLLCESGSGYLARSGGRTERSR; encoded by the coding sequence ATGAGTGCCCCCCTGAATCCCGAACAGTTGCGCAGTCTGACGCCGCTCAACGTGCTCTCTGAGCAGCAGTGGCGCGAGCTGCGCGGTCAACTAGTGCCGCAACCCTTGCTGGCCGGTCAATTGCTGTTCCGCCAGGGTGATCAGGCGCAGCTGACCCATTACCTTTTGGCGGGCGAACTGCTGCTGCGCTCTGTCGAGGGTCAAGAAGAGCATTTACTCGCGGGCAGTGAAGCCAGCTGCCATCCGCTGTCTCCCAGCCTGCCGCGCTTGCATGAAGTTCGGGCGCTGACCGATGCCAGCCTGCTGACGCTGGATAGCGCGACCCTGACGCGGTTATTGATCTGGCGCCTGGCCTACCAGGATCTGTTGTTGGAGTTGGGGCAGGCCGGCGAGGACGTGGAGTGGCTCGAGCGGCTGCTGGAAAACCCACTCTTCGCCAAAGTACCGCCGCCGAATGTGCGTGCCATGCTCGAGCGTATGCAGCGCATCGAGCTGCCAGCCGGTAGCACGGTGCTGCGCGAGGGGGAGGCGGGCGATTGCTGCTTCTTCTTGAACAGTGGACGCGCGGAGGTGATTCGCGGTGCGGGTAGCGAGCATCAGGTGCTGGCCGAACTGGAAGTCGGCGCGTGTTTCGGTGAGGAGGCGCTGCTGGCCGACCGGCCGCGTAATGCCACCGTGACCATGCTGGACGCTGGCGTGGTTTTGCGTCTGGATCGTCAGGACTTCTTCGCCTTGCTCAAGGCGCCGGTGGTCGACGAGGTGTCTTTCGGTGAGGCAGCGCGGCTGCAGTCAGGTGGCGCGCAGTGGCTGGATGTGCGGCTGCAGGAGGAATACGAACGCGCCCATGCCCTTGAATCGCTGAATATGCCGTTGCAGCTGCTGCGCCTGAAGGCTCGGCTATTGGATAAGGCGCGCACTTACCTGTGTTATTGCGATAGCGGTAAACGCAGCGCCAGTGCAGTGTTTCTACTGTCGCAGTTGGGGTTCACGGTGTATGTCCTACGCGATGGTTTGGACGCCTTGCCGGCGGTGCTGCGTGATGGGTTGCTCTGCGAAAGTGGTTCGGGCTATCTGGCTCGCTCCGGCGGGCGTACCGAGCGTAGCCGTTAG
- a CDS encoding DUF1853 family protein, giving the protein MMPFNALADLPRQLHHPQVRDLAWVLLAPPILSTTPWPQRHPLSASAWVAAPEKLADWLQTLDRNSAALEGWLAQHSVRRLGLYYERLWQFALYAAPGIELMAANLPIRQAGHTLGELDLILRDDEGVHHLELAIKLYLGPQHGDGTAAACWLGPGSHDRLDLKLNHLSRHQLPLSARPEAQAVLAEFGITQIQAELWLGGYLFYPWPGSSEAPHGAQPQHLRGRWLHRRDWPAFLDASAAGRWQPIPRHTWLAPARVVAEDTWTPLQLAQWLTQLDEHAPAQLLVRFKENSAGSWEEAERLFLVADQWPQRGGDGKVSVTANAS; this is encoded by the coding sequence ATGATGCCTTTCAACGCGCTTGCCGACCTGCCCCGCCAGTTGCACCACCCCCAAGTGCGCGACCTGGCCTGGGTGCTGCTCGCCCCACCGATACTCAGCACCACCCCTTGGCCGCAGCGCCACCCGCTCAGCGCCAGTGCCTGGGTCGCTGCACCGGAAAAACTGGCCGACTGGCTGCAGACCCTCGACCGCAATAGCGCAGCGCTCGAGGGGTGGTTAGCCCAACACTCGGTGCGACGGCTCGGCCTGTACTACGAGCGGCTTTGGCAGTTCGCCCTGTATGCAGCACCCGGCATCGAGCTGATGGCGGCTAACCTGCCGATCCGCCAAGCCGGGCATACCTTGGGTGAACTGGATCTGATACTGCGCGATGACGAGGGCGTGCATCACCTGGAGCTGGCGATCAAACTCTACCTCGGCCCCCAGCACGGCGATGGCACTGCCGCCGCTTGCTGGCTCGGCCCCGGCAGCCATGATCGCCTGGATCTCAAGCTGAACCATTTGAGCCGGCATCAGCTGCCCCTCTCCGCTCGCCCCGAAGCGCAGGCAGTTCTGGCCGAGTTCGGCATAACGCAGATTCAGGCCGAACTCTGGCTCGGCGGCTACCTGTTCTACCCCTGGCCCGGCAGCAGTGAAGCTCCGCACGGTGCTCAACCGCAGCATTTGCGCGGCCGCTGGCTGCACCGTCGCGACTGGCCAGCCTTTCTCGACGCAAGTGCCGCGGGGCGCTGGCAACCCATACCTCGACATACCTGGCTGGCGCCGGCGCGCGTGGTCGCAGAGGACACCTGGACGCCGTTACAACTGGCGCAGTGGCTGACTCAACTGGACGAGCATGCGCCGGCACAACTGCTGGTCAGATTTAAGGAAAACTCAGCAGGGAGCTGGGAAGAAGCCGAACGCTTATTCCTGGTCGCCGATCAATGGCCACAACGGGGTGGCGATGGGAAAGTCTCTGTAACAGCTAATGCCTCGTAG
- a CDS encoding YeaC family protein: MSSFAEMIENITPEIYQSLKLAVEIGKWSDGRKLSQEQKELSLQAVIAWELQNLPEEQRTGYMGPQECSSKSAPVPNILFKSEAIH, from the coding sequence ATGTCGTCTTTTGCTGAAATGATTGAAAACATCACCCCCGAGATTTACCAGAGCCTCAAGCTGGCGGTGGAAATCGGCAAATGGTCGGATGGCCGCAAGCTGAGCCAGGAGCAGAAAGAACTGAGTTTGCAGGCCGTCATCGCCTGGGAGCTGCAAAACCTGCCCGAGGAACAGCGCACCGGTTACATGGGCCCGCAGGAGTGCAGCTCGAAATCCGCCCCAGTGCCAAATATCCTGTTCAAATCGGAAGCAATCCATTGA
- a CDS encoding metallophosphoesterase gives MFDPARSYDLIGDVHGCAHTLARLLDTLGYRRQAGSWRHPRRMALFLGDIIDRGPRIREALHIVHGMVEAGQALCIMGNHEFNALGWSTPALPGSGRHYVREHTPRHARLIKESLQQFEAYPGEWRDFLGWFYQLPLFIDAGRFRVVHACWDAGLIESLRALYADGRVDEPFLQAAAVPGSFADTVFNRLLRGTDMRLPHGLTLTSDDGFTRAFFRTKFWEENPQTYGDIVFQPDALPEQVAQTPLSAAEKTELLRYGPKEPLLFVGHYWRSGKPAPIRPNLACLDYSAVLSGKLVAYRLDQETRLDPRKFAWVEVERPELMQ, from the coding sequence ATGTTCGACCCGGCACGCAGCTACGACTTGATTGGTGACGTGCACGGCTGCGCCCACACCCTCGCGCGCCTGTTGGATACGCTTGGCTATCGTCGGCAGGCCGGCAGCTGGCGCCACCCACGGCGCATGGCGCTATTTCTCGGCGATATCATCGACCGCGGGCCGCGCATCCGTGAGGCGCTGCATATCGTGCACGGCATGGTCGAAGCGGGCCAAGCGCTGTGCATCATGGGTAACCATGAGTTCAATGCGCTTGGCTGGAGCACCCCGGCGCTGCCGGGGAGCGGTCGGCACTATGTCCGTGAGCACACGCCGCGGCATGCGCGGCTGATCAAAGAAAGTCTGCAGCAGTTCGAGGCTTATCCGGGCGAGTGGCGTGATTTTCTTGGCTGGTTTTATCAACTGCCACTGTTTATCGATGCCGGCCGCTTCCGCGTCGTGCATGCCTGCTGGGATGCCGGCTTGATCGAGTCGTTGCGCGCGCTGTATGCCGACGGCCGGGTGGATGAGCCGTTCCTGCAAGCCGCCGCCGTGCCAGGCAGTTTCGCCGACACGGTGTTTAACCGTCTGCTACGCGGTACGGACATGCGCTTGCCTCACGGGTTGACGCTGACCAGCGATGATGGCTTTACCCGCGCGTTCTTTCGCACCAAGTTCTGGGAGGAGAATCCGCAGACCTACGGTGACATTGTGTTTCAGCCGGACGCCTTGCCTGAGCAGGTCGCGCAGACGCCGCTGTCCGCCGCGGAAAAAACCGAACTGCTGCGCTATGGACCGAAGGAGCCACTGTTGTTTGTCGGCCATTACTGGCGAAGTGGCAAGCCGGCGCCGATTCGGCCGAACCTGGCCTGTCTGGATTACAGCGCAGTGCTGTCTGGCAAGTTGGTGGCCTATCGCCTGGATCAAGAAACCCGCCTCGACCCACGCAAGTTCGCCTGGGTTGAAGTTGAGCGGCCGGAGTTAATGCAATGA
- a CDS encoding chromosome partitioning protein ParA, whose amino-acid sequence MSMQNKPQMVEAVMFFSERGICKEMLFPEFEALLDGIVNMPEFADQQVRVAFVLINPRLLVRAAVFFYLDFDENGSPDSGWNIPLRHLAERSGRGPDLGAGPIRLACRSQCPVSWHQMHLWDPSLAPGQNDLVLLRDAAKRNQLGLLVEDDSAQIVAPERLQMASEDKWHAPDPAKEVAEKQAEKINQEHRLKAAQLIRQQRLRISSLSQQHEEELAKLKLASAEENKTLQVQIHGLHLALRQQEDLNASLKAQLAVQADGIQKNREEMTQQLRALEQHGRTESDILRTQFDAELQAKIASAVVEYKEQIAIRDVELAYRNELDAQLQQEVERLKVERDAFASQGSEQILERLAKLGVVFVVYHPGAGHLTIPLQDIARYQDNPMAYAAAKCFVSEAQYRHWLAHYQKPDCEADLPSGGRCAMPIDRVDSPSRFVAGDSNCCARHKASSRLRTVS is encoded by the coding sequence ATGAGCATGCAGAACAAGCCGCAGATGGTGGAAGCCGTGATGTTCTTCAGTGAGCGCGGCATCTGCAAGGAAATGCTCTTTCCTGAATTCGAGGCTTTGCTCGACGGCATCGTGAATATGCCGGAGTTCGCCGATCAGCAGGTGCGCGTCGCTTTTGTGTTGATCAACCCGCGGTTGCTGGTGCGGGCGGCGGTGTTCTTCTATCTGGATTTCGACGAGAACGGCTCGCCCGATAGCGGTTGGAATATCCCCCTGCGGCATCTGGCCGAGCGCTCCGGGCGTGGCCCAGACCTCGGCGCGGGGCCGATTCGTTTGGCCTGCCGCAGCCAGTGCCCGGTGTCCTGGCATCAGATGCACCTGTGGGACCCCAGCCTGGCACCGGGGCAGAACGACCTCGTCCTGCTGCGCGATGCGGCCAAGCGTAATCAGTTGGGCTTGCTGGTCGAGGATGACTCGGCACAGATAGTCGCTCCCGAACGTTTGCAAATGGCTTCCGAGGATAAATGGCATGCGCCAGATCCTGCCAAGGAAGTGGCGGAGAAACAGGCTGAGAAAATCAATCAGGAGCACCGCCTGAAAGCCGCACAACTGATCAGGCAGCAGCGGCTGCGGATCAGCAGCCTGAGCCAGCAACACGAAGAGGAGTTGGCCAAACTCAAATTGGCCAGTGCTGAGGAAAATAAAACGCTGCAGGTGCAAATCCATGGCCTGCACCTGGCTTTGCGCCAGCAGGAGGATCTCAATGCGAGCCTCAAGGCGCAATTAGCCGTGCAAGCCGATGGCATCCAGAAAAATCGCGAAGAAATGACTCAGCAATTGCGGGCTTTGGAGCAGCATGGCCGCACCGAGAGCGATATCCTGCGCACGCAGTTTGACGCTGAGTTGCAGGCCAAGATCGCGTCTGCGGTTGTGGAGTACAAAGAGCAGATCGCCATTCGTGACGTTGAGCTGGCCTACCGCAACGAGCTGGACGCGCAACTGCAACAAGAAGTCGAGCGCCTCAAGGTTGAGCGTGACGCGTTTGCCAGCCAGGGCAGTGAGCAGATTCTCGAGCGGCTAGCCAAGCTCGGCGTGGTGTTCGTCGTCTATCACCCGGGTGCCGGCCACTTGACTATCCCGCTGCAGGATATCGCCCGTTATCAGGACAATCCAATGGCCTACGCCGCGGCCAAGTGCTTCGTTTCCGAAGCGCAATATCGCCACTGGCTGGCGCATTACCAGAAGCCGGACTGCGAGGCGGACTTGCCCAGCGGTGGGCGCTGCGCCATGCCGATCGATCGGGTCGACAGCCCCAGTCGGTTTGTCGCAGGCGATTCCAATTGCTGTGCGCGGCATAAGGCCAGCAGCCGCCTGCGCACTGTCAGCTAA